The stretch of DNA GACGACTTCCCACTTGACCACGGGTTTCCAGACGACTATGGGCAAGAAGAAGAGGACGAGTGCAACATCGAagtggagcctttgttcgaggacgagctcgccaaccaagccacCGGGCCTAAGCCGAAGCGCAAGAGTAAGCGGACGAAGACATACACGGCggccgaggacaagcttctttgtGAGTGTTGGtgagacattggacaagaccccaagACCGGCGCTGAACAAAAGCATTCAACTTTTTGGATTCGTGTCCACCAGGAGcttcatgagcgcaagaagtttccgcCTTACCAAATTGTGAGCACGCGCGGGTGGGTGTCCATTTCAAAGCGTTGGAGGGTGATCCAACAaaagtgcaacaagttttgtgccacccttgagagcgtcaaggcccgccccgtgagcggcattggcatgcaagacatggtatgctagcaagccgccctcttttgtgtcatcaagttTATGCTTGCATGTTCATTTGCCTACCATTTGCCAATATGCTTGCATGAAAACgtttgtaggcatttcaagctttggaggcattcaaggtccaacacaatggcaagtgcttcaacctcttcCATTGCTTTAGGATTATCAAagacgaggagaagttcaaggcgcaatatgccgcCCTCAAGTCGCGTGGGGGGAAGCAAGCCATGGAGGAGGTTGGGGACAGCGAGCCGGCATGGTCgtgggggaagaccaactccaagaaggaggacaagcgggatGTGGCATCGaacgccttgatcgcaagcgtggagggcatgatgaatAAGAAGGACTCAAGGAAGGAGGAGCATCGACGTTTCAAAGAAGAGcaaatgaacgccttcatggaGATTTAAAGGAGGAGGCTTAAGATGGACGTGGAGAAGGAAGCCAAGATGCGtgagatggaggcggagaagcaagccaagatgctaaaGATCGAGGtcgccaacgccaagaccaaggcgaaagaagtggctctcgcgagcatgatgaccggagtggagatcatgaaggtggatctcaacaccgtgtcgccaagaactaggccgtggttcgagaagatgcaggccgacatgctcaagttcaccgATAAGTGATCTCATGGCCGCGAGCGCCTTCCTTTTTTTATGCCAGCTTgtgtgctggcatgaccacggggctgcgatggcgtggtcgaactcaagtctcacccttttttgtgtgctggcatgtgtgccggccgctGGCGAGTGCGTCAGCATGAACTGCGGTGATATTTTTTAAAACCGGCAATGTATGCCGGCGCTGGCATGATGCCAGCATGATCTATAGCCGCAAGTCTTTTTTTAAAATTGAGTGCGGACATGAAATAGATCGGCGCATTGGGCGCACTACCGATCCAACTGCAAACCTGGACGGACGCCGGGCGAGCAGCCACCCAAACGAACAAAAAGCGGACAACTATGCCGTCCGTTTGGATCGGCTCTTTGGTGTTGCTGTTAGGTTTTACGTGTCAGACTGCTGCGGTGTGCATATGCCCATTTATTGCGGACTCAGCTTAGGTTTTACATGTCAGCCATACAAAGCGGAGCATGTGCAGGCTCGGACATAATGGGTCTGGTCAAGACATACGGCCGGTCAACGACCAGCTTTTTGTGAAGATAAAATGCACGAAAACGATCGCAGGGTCGCACTAGCTACAGGGAGTGCATGAGTGACGAGTCCCCGTTAtattttcctgaaataatcatgcaAAAGGAACCAGTATGTGACCGTAGCATCTACACCAATCTATTTTTAATCCAGGGGCATCACGTTAGACGCGTCGAAGCTCTCTGCTGCAACCCTAAAAAGAGAGTGCTCCACACACTCTCTCCTCAATCACTCGCCTCAATCTGGATCCTGCCAAAGCCTACTCGCCTACACCCCCACCAACGTGACTTTCTGGCCGTGGCAGCCCCCACGCTCACGCAGTGACTTTCAGCAAATACTACAGCGCAGTATAATCCTACTGGTAGCTCTGTATTTTAGTATCACTGAACTCTTGCTCCCAAAAGAACCATGATTTTTACCTCCTTTTGGCGGTAGAATCAAAGGCGGGGGTAGAAAGGAGCGCAGCATAGCACCCAAAGGAGTACCTACGTTGTGTGCAGTGTAACAGATCAAAGCATATTTATTATtgatagtactactactagaatagCCATGGCTGGAGCTCTCATCTGGTAGTATCAAATCCGTCAGATCTCCCACACGGCACACACGAAACGCAGAGACCAAGAAGCACAATCTCGTCCGCCCGAGATCTGCCGCCCCCGCATCACCCAGCCCCTCCCCCCTCGCGAGCCACAGCTTAACCCTAGCCGCCCACTGTAGTCTCTATAAATAGCGCGCCCTGTAAAGGCCACTTCGCCATCAGAGAGCGAGAGAGTAGCGCCCCAGCGGGTAGCCGTCCATGGAGGAGAGAGCTTTGAGCAAGGAAGTTGCAGCACTAGCCATGTGGGCTTGCCAAAGGGGCGCTTACCGGGAGCTCTTTGGCATTCTGTCCACCTCCTTGTGAATCTTGCGGGGGAGATCTCACGATCTGCCGAGCTTGCGGGTTGCTTGGAGGTGGGCATACTGCCAATGGAGCTGTGTAGGCCTCCCTTTGTAAAACCCATATGGCACAAATCAGTCCGGTCCTCTCCTGCTTGAGAGGAGGTTATTGCCAGGCTTGATGATGATTTTTGCAAAATTCTAGGCTCCTTTTCTGGCTTTCTGAGAGTGCTGGCTCTTGTTTTCTTGGTGGCTGTTGTGGTTCATCATGATGTGCCTTTTGAGGAAGATTTAGGGCAAGTTATATCTGCGCATACATGCTAGTTCTTTCTGTTTTTGTTGCATCTTAACCGAAGTGTTTCTTGTTTTAGCTCATTCCGGGGGAGGAAAGATGGGGGTTTTCAGCATGGCTTTCTTTTGGATCTGCAGTTTCTCCCTGTTCCCTATTGGCAAAGTTCTTCCATTCTCCCTGTTTTTCTTCCCATGCAGGGCCCTTCGTTGAGACTTTAATGAGTGTTCTCCAACATCCCAGCATGTGACAATGAGAAGTACTGTAAGTCGCCAAACTTTGCTATGATTGCTCCCGATTTGATGTATTGGCTGAAATACGAAGCGCCTATTCAAGCACGAGACTATGGTATATACTCCATTGCCACACTCATGGTTCTCTCCGCTTGGTTAGGGTTTTGTGCCTGTGATAGATAGGTGATGGTAATCATGAGATGTGGTTTTCTTTTCTGTGCCTTATCATTTCCTCCATGTGTGCATCTGCCTCGTTATCATTATTGTATTGCGCTTGTACCAATAAGTTTTGTCGTAAATGCATGATGCATTGCAGTAGAAGAGCTTTCATGCGCTTCATGATTTCAACCGTAGACCCTGCGTGCAATTGCCAGTACAACTTTCTgcgtatttctctctctctctctctttgtattgtACTGTATTGGGTTGTTTTGATAACTCAGATAGTACGCGTATGCTAGTTGCTAGTCCACAACTTTAGCTGTCGATCGTACGTTTCTTTATATAGCTTTGCCCAACCGAGATTAATCATTACCATCTCCAAAAATGCAATGGCGATCCTTGCTTCTTTGTGAATGAATTTGCATGGCACAATTTGGTGATGAGTACTCGAGTTGATCAACAAATTATATACTCGTCCAGTAACGGTGCATAGATCAAGTTCGCCAGCTGAAGAAAAGAGAACATATTTCATCATCACCGCTGTATGAACTTGCACCCTATGCATTATATTTCTTTAATCTGCATTGGATTTCAATCTTCTGGATCATGGAATTTTCGTTCTATATATGCGTGGTAGTAAGTATAGATTAAAAGTTCATTAGTCATTTATATGCAATGTTTGGCGTCGTCCTTACATTCAGTATTATTAACTTAGTGATCCTCGCCAAGCAACTAAGAGGTGCAGTCGAAGAGACCCGGTTCACATTTCGTGCCAGTTTGTAATTTACCTGCACACGAATTAGGCATCAATCTGTAGTTGGGTCTGAAGTTTTACCTTCCTGTGGTGAGCGTTCATTTTAAGGAAAGGTGTGACCGTGTGACCGTGTGAGAGTCAGTTTCATGCTGACCAGATGTTTACCTGACACAGATCTTAGACTCAGTTAGCACTAACTGAGTATTATTTGCGATTGCCAATTTGCTTTTGCAAATATGCTATGTAGCGTATTAAAAAAATAAGTCAAGGAACCTAGGCAATTAGGGATTTGATAAAATTTGTTCGGTGTTTGCTAATTCCTTTATTTGAGCAAGCAATCCTATACAAATAAACAAATTCTCATTACATATTCCATGGTCCTACTGCCGAAACTGccataatatttttgttatttccAAAATTGGTTCCGAGAAAAAACTTTGTCATTGTGGTTAATTTCTTTGTTCTTGTATTGTATCTTGACTATTTTTTCCACTCAGGAGATTGTAATTCTTCTTCTGGTGTTCCAGTTTTTAAACCCGGTCTAGTGTTGCTAGTACTCTCTAAGTTCTCATTGACTATGCATATTAGCTTTGTCTTACGTTAAACTTGATAAAATTTTATCAAATTTATAGAAAAATCATTAACATGTACATTACCAAATGAACACCATTAGATCAGATCCATCAACTGGGTATATTTTTATGGCATATATATTTATTATTGTAAATATCAATCCTGCATGTTAAATCTGACATTAGCTCAGAGAGCGAAGCGTTGTAACACCTTCAATTCCCGTGTACAAATCTTCTCAAAACAAGACACATGAGCTGACGACACTAAACGGATCGCTTAGAATAGCATTTTGGGCGAACACAACTGGGGTTGCAAATTCTAATGTTAGAGCATGATTTTTTTTTTCACTAGTTCCCATTGTTGTAGTATCTAGCATGCCAATTTTCTTTCGCCAGCCATAACTCTGAACAAGTTAGAAAATTCTATTTTTGACTAAAAATTCTCCATATTGCATCATGGCTAAATCCCTAAAAACACATGGAAATTACTATGCTGCAGTATGATAAATTCATGACAATCTTTCTGCTAGCATGACGATATTTTTTACAACATGGAATATCTTTATACAATTACGTGgcagtagaagtgcatgctctagccaatgcaaccaaatgaCGATCTGATGAAAGAGATTGGGCAAGAGCCGTGCTATACACACGACAAATTCAGACGACTCATGCACGATAAACTAAATCCAGCCGGACATGCGTGCATGCATCGGGACATCTGCCGCTCGATTTCCTTGTCGTGCATACATCGGCCACAAGGATCGTGCATGAATCAGTTTCGATTGGGCAATACATTTATACGTCAACACTTGCCCTCACGTGTGGGTTCCTCAAACCTAAACGTGAACCGAAAATGGGCTGCAATTTAGTTGCGGCAGCTTGGTCTTGAACTCAAGGTCTTTTGGCTCCGATACCGATTAGAAGGGATACAAGGGAGATTGGTGGAATTGtttattgtattgcttgagcctcgtgggcatatatagaaGTACATATCATTTTAAAGTATAAGGCAAGATAGAATAAATTCTATGCTATCCTACGTTTTCTAAATAATCATGATACTCAACAGTGACAAATATATTTGTTTTGGCATAGTAATTCTCGACCTTTTGCTTGGAGTGCTTTTTTGAGGGAACACTCTCAAATCACGGCGTGATAGTTCGCTTAGATGACCTCCCTGAGCGGAACACTCCCAGATCACGGCGTTTGTTCGGATAACCTCCGGTCGGGGACGATAGTTCGCTCAGTTAACCTCCCTTAGCTAACGTCAGCAGAATATTGGGGTTCATATTAACGTTGTTTCTATAAACTTGGCCAAACTTTATAAAATTTGTCTTGATTTAAGACAAAACTAATTTGCAGAGTAAATAAGTTTTGTGGGAAGAGTGTTATCGTCGTCGAAAGGACTGATCTATGATCGTCTTGATAGCATGTTCGTTCTGTTTCTAGCCGCTGCATACAT from Triticum dicoccoides isolate Atlit2015 ecotype Zavitan chromosome 6A, WEW_v2.0, whole genome shotgun sequence encodes:
- the LOC119315924 gene encoding uncharacterized protein LOC119315924 gives rise to the protein MPSFHVYPQASRLSGECSPDVSVVVPSTPAPASIDLNATPVVGGSSSRGTRKRARRMPANVLSNARNLFNGMPAAGDKDYMQNLIFEGDVPAAGYNLDETQSQDGRGAFTLAASYDHDQAAFTRDQVDMDLDDFPLDHGFPDDYGQEEEDECNIEVEPLFEDELANQATGPKPKRKSKRTKTYTAAEDKLLCECWIIKDEEKFKAQYAALKSRGGKQAMEEVGDSEPAWSWGKTNSKKEDKRDVASNALIASVEGMMNKKDSRKEEHRRFKEEQMNAFMEI